From one Anoplolepis gracilipes chromosome 10, ASM4749672v1, whole genome shotgun sequence genomic stretch:
- the LOC140670210 gene encoding uncharacterized protein isoform X2: MSQGNLLQGYNWETQYDDPQVQFPRPIPDEVISVYEVYVKEESGPDSRNDTPSVSGLGCSAVDQQLIQDACMDLDVAIDSEVINIDGTVTKLLGKDALRYKILEQNVNTPDENQVYSHPVAEGSSSTTTRLIDKDDPRSRLHFVKYLKRDGKTLKIWECGICSKEFRHQYTLMRHLPTHTDERNFKCEACGKAFRQLSTLSQHRAIHSDARPYVCEFCKKTFNRVSTLISHRKTHSEHKPHKCHVCGKGFHQKGNLRNHVFTHTNERPYKCELCGKGFNQMSNLVCHKVKAHAHADKMQYSCGVCGKEFPRRFALRSHEEYKHGIKYRSTSNAQSAVNEPSTAKSKNVRIIQLFNGDRNQTSESKEKDYFGSSDLVDTIVIDKIETKAMEVALLQGQTPFALYRPVKNIPVLVKVLPTASNKHILIPATAEDLRMAGKITSNPTETSDADGNKAVQVKVPVVATVIQNIESDGKSSFMIEPPGAEQEQDDLVTALDSQFSLSELHPDEADRQNSANSTPSMDECNELLELAAQGGIQFVRAMEDGRYEVMTSSEARDLMAQNSHDVTILDSEQADAINLVNIRNNGDVIIGDNDNQIMVLESGQKSNSMSMEGIEILEDKDIRILEGKSLDDRFTDGITFLSQTKIDDLLLGPKSLAIDSDSALVGHDDAMAIPSSQQDLTSILGHSSNLSTNSQSSLSSLLIKNHPPLSLLNETFPYLKNSQSFADDLNILGVSPVADHHLEYDPKMRLPSVFDDDCDTGLISFGQSDIKMLDSGNQCIKPFNDKFYLPPPKMFPGLNEVKILGPKNHNHELVAPHYQDRLLSPFEQFLKNTMQTSGCMSNNVDAFEGCRKEVKILGKKLGTGIITTTEEGDVVKVVDDNSKFETSNNVMDLCDNGLQQCTIMSPRRLHRQSMESDVADSFLLQVKTFESNYGKSDEKENVSPYIYRPAVHAPIF, translated from the exons ATGTCGCAGGGCAACTTGCTGCAGGGCTACAATT GGGAAACTCAGTACGACGATCCGCAGGTGCAATTCCCTCGTCCTATTCCGGACGAAGTTATCAG CGTTTACGAGGTCTACGTGAAGGAGGAGTCGGGCCCGGACTCGAGGAACGATACACCGAGTGTGTCAGGATTAGGCTGCTCCGCAGTCGATCAACAATTGATCCAA GATGCGTGCATGGACCTGGACGTAGCCATAGATTCCGAAGTGATCAATATCGATGGTACCGTCACTAAACTTCTTGGCAAGGACGCGTTAAGGTACAAA ATTCTCGAACAGAATGTTAACACGCCGGACGAAAATCAAGTATATTCACATCCCGTTGCCGAAGGATCTTCGTCCACGACAACGCGACTTATCGATAAAGATGATCCGCGATCCAGACtgcattttgtaaaatatctaaaacgCGACGGAAAGACGCTTAAAATTTGGGAATGCGGCATtt GTTCAAAAGAGTTTCGTCACCAGTATACCTTGATGAGACATTTGCCGACCCATACCGACGAGAGGAACTTTAAATGCGAGGCTTGCGGCAAGGCTTTCCGCCAGTTGTCAACATTGAGTCAGCACAGGGCTATTCACAGCGACGCCAGACCCTACGTATGCGAATTCTGCAAAAAAACGTTTAACAG AGTGTCTACGTTAATTTCTCATCGAAAAACGCATTCGGAGCATAAGCCGCACAAGTGTCACGTGTGCGGTAAAGGATTTCATCAAAAGg GCAATCTGCGTAATCACGTATTCACGCATACGAACGAGCGGCCATACAAATGCGAGCTCTGCGGCAAAGGTTTCAATCAGATGTCAAATTTGGTCTGTCATAAGGTGAAAGCGCACGCACACGCCGACAAGATGCAATATTCATGCGGAGTCTGCGGAAAGGAGTTTCCGCGTAGATTCGCCTTACGATCGCACGAGGAGTACAAGCACGGTATAAAGTATCGAAGCACGAGCAACGCGCAATCTGCCGTGAACGAGCCCAGTACCGCAAAAAG CAAGAACGTTAGGATCATACAATTGTTTAATGGCGATCGAAATCAAACGAGCGAAAGCAAAGAGAAGGATTATTTTGGCTCA TCGGATTTAGTGGACACCATTGTGATAGATAAAATCGAAACAAAAGCGATGGAGGTAGCGTTACTCCAAGGTCAGACTCCTTTTGCTCTTTATAGACCCGTTAAAAATATACCAGTACTCGTTAAAGTTTTGCCCACCGCAAGTAATAAGCAT ATACTTATACCTGCGACTGCCGAAGATTTGCGAATGGCAGGGAAGATAACTTCGAATCCTACCGAGACTTCAGACGCTGACGGCAACAAGGCTGTTCAAGTGAAAGTACCGGTAGTTGCTACAGTGATACAGAATATCGAGAGCGATGGCAAATCCAGCTTCATGATCGAGCCACCCGGAGCAGAACAGGAGCAAG ATGATCTAGTGACGGCATTGGATTcacaattctctctctctgagcTTCATCCCGACGAGGCGGACCGTCAAAATAGCGCAAACTCAACTCCGTCAATGGACGAGTGTAACGAGTTGCTGGAGTTGGCTGCGCAAGGTGGAATACAATTCGTTCGAGCTATGGAGGACGGTCGTTACGAG GTTATGACGAGCAGCGAGGCCCGCGACTTAATGGCGCAGAATTCCCATGACGTAACGATTCTTGACAGCGAACAGGCGGATGCCATCAATCTTGTGAATATACGCAATAACGGTGACGTCATCATCGGCGACAACGATAATCAGATCATGGTGCTGGAATCCGGCCAGAAATCCAACAGTATGTCAATGGAGGGTATCGAGATTCTCGAGGACAAAGACATTAGGATTCTCGAGGGTAAAAGCCTCGACGATCGTTTCACGGATGGTATAACATTCCTCTCTCAGACCAAAATCGATGATCTCCTGCTGGGTCCCAAATCGTTGGCCATTGACAGCGATAGCGCCCTGGTCGGACACGACGATG CCATGGCGATACCGTCGAGTCAGCAGGATCTAACGAGTATCTTGGGTCATTCTTCGAATCTATCTACTAACTCGCAATCTTCATTGTCATctctattaataaagaatcatCCGCCATTGTCATTGTTGAACGAGACATTCCCGTATTTGAAGAACAGTCAGAGCTTCGCAGATGATCTAAATATTCTTGGCGTCTCTCCTGTGGCAGATCATCACTTGGAGTATGACCCGAAGATGAGATTGCCGTCGGTCTTTGACGACGACTGTGATACCGGCTTAATATCATTCGGTCAATCGGACATAAAGATGCTCGACTCCGGAAATCAATGCATTAAG CCTTTCAATGACAAGTTTTATTTGCCGCCTCCCAAGATGTTCCCCGGCCTGAACGAGGTGAAGATCTTGGGGCCGAAGAATCATAATCACGAATTGGTTGCCCCACATTATCAAGATAGACTTCTCAGTCCTTTTGAGCAGTTCCTCAAGAATACCATGCAAACGAGTGGTTGCATGTCTAATAATGTTGATGCGTTTGAAGGCTGCAGGAAAGAAGTAAAGATACTCGGTAAAAAGCTCGGCACCGGCATTATCACTACGACCGAGGAAGGTGATGTTGTCAAAGTTGTCGACGACAATTCTAAATTC GAAACAAGCAACAATGTAATGGATCTCTGTGACAACGGCTTACAGCAGTGCACGATCATGTCACCGAGACGATTGCACCGGCAGTCGATGGAGAGCGACGTCGCGGATAGCTTCTTACTCCAAGTAAAAACATTTGAGAGTAATTATGGTAAAAGCGACGAAAAAGAGAACGTTTCTCCGTACATATACAGGCCGGCAGTCCATGCTCCGATTTTCTGA
- the LOC140670210 gene encoding uncharacterized protein isoform X1, whose translation MSQGNLLQGYNWETQYDDPQVQFPRPIPDEVISVYEVYVKEESGPDSRNDTPSVSGLGCSAVDQQLIQVINRCESFINENDLRSCKITFKDACMDLDVAIDSEVINIDGTVTKLLGKDALRYKILEQNVNTPDENQVYSHPVAEGSSSTTTRLIDKDDPRSRLHFVKYLKRDGKTLKIWECGICSKEFRHQYTLMRHLPTHTDERNFKCEACGKAFRQLSTLSQHRAIHSDARPYVCEFCKKTFNRVSTLISHRKTHSEHKPHKCHVCGKGFHQKGNLRNHVFTHTNERPYKCELCGKGFNQMSNLVCHKVKAHAHADKMQYSCGVCGKEFPRRFALRSHEEYKHGIKYRSTSNAQSAVNEPSTAKSKNVRIIQLFNGDRNQTSESKEKDYFGSSDLVDTIVIDKIETKAMEVALLQGQTPFALYRPVKNIPVLVKVLPTASNKHILIPATAEDLRMAGKITSNPTETSDADGNKAVQVKVPVVATVIQNIESDGKSSFMIEPPGAEQEQDDLVTALDSQFSLSELHPDEADRQNSANSTPSMDECNELLELAAQGGIQFVRAMEDGRYEVMTSSEARDLMAQNSHDVTILDSEQADAINLVNIRNNGDVIIGDNDNQIMVLESGQKSNSMSMEGIEILEDKDIRILEGKSLDDRFTDGITFLSQTKIDDLLLGPKSLAIDSDSALVGHDDAMAIPSSQQDLTSILGHSSNLSTNSQSSLSSLLIKNHPPLSLLNETFPYLKNSQSFADDLNILGVSPVADHHLEYDPKMRLPSVFDDDCDTGLISFGQSDIKMLDSGNQCIKPFNDKFYLPPPKMFPGLNEVKILGPKNHNHELVAPHYQDRLLSPFEQFLKNTMQTSGCMSNNVDAFEGCRKEVKILGKKLGTGIITTTEEGDVVKVVDDNSKFETSNNVMDLCDNGLQQCTIMSPRRLHRQSMESDVADSFLLQVKTFESNYGKSDEKENVSPYIYRPAVHAPIF comes from the exons ATGTCGCAGGGCAACTTGCTGCAGGGCTACAATT GGGAAACTCAGTACGACGATCCGCAGGTGCAATTCCCTCGTCCTATTCCGGACGAAGTTATCAG CGTTTACGAGGTCTACGTGAAGGAGGAGTCGGGCCCGGACTCGAGGAACGATACACCGAGTGTGTCAGGATTAGGCTGCTCCGCAGTCGATCAACAATTGATCCAAGTAATTAATCGCTGCGAAAGTTTTATCAATGAAAACGATTTGCGATCATGTAAAATCACTTTCAAGGATGCGTGCATGGACCTGGACGTAGCCATAGATTCCGAAGTGATCAATATCGATGGTACCGTCACTAAACTTCTTGGCAAGGACGCGTTAAGGTACAAA ATTCTCGAACAGAATGTTAACACGCCGGACGAAAATCAAGTATATTCACATCCCGTTGCCGAAGGATCTTCGTCCACGACAACGCGACTTATCGATAAAGATGATCCGCGATCCAGACtgcattttgtaaaatatctaaaacgCGACGGAAAGACGCTTAAAATTTGGGAATGCGGCATtt GTTCAAAAGAGTTTCGTCACCAGTATACCTTGATGAGACATTTGCCGACCCATACCGACGAGAGGAACTTTAAATGCGAGGCTTGCGGCAAGGCTTTCCGCCAGTTGTCAACATTGAGTCAGCACAGGGCTATTCACAGCGACGCCAGACCCTACGTATGCGAATTCTGCAAAAAAACGTTTAACAG AGTGTCTACGTTAATTTCTCATCGAAAAACGCATTCGGAGCATAAGCCGCACAAGTGTCACGTGTGCGGTAAAGGATTTCATCAAAAGg GCAATCTGCGTAATCACGTATTCACGCATACGAACGAGCGGCCATACAAATGCGAGCTCTGCGGCAAAGGTTTCAATCAGATGTCAAATTTGGTCTGTCATAAGGTGAAAGCGCACGCACACGCCGACAAGATGCAATATTCATGCGGAGTCTGCGGAAAGGAGTTTCCGCGTAGATTCGCCTTACGATCGCACGAGGAGTACAAGCACGGTATAAAGTATCGAAGCACGAGCAACGCGCAATCTGCCGTGAACGAGCCCAGTACCGCAAAAAG CAAGAACGTTAGGATCATACAATTGTTTAATGGCGATCGAAATCAAACGAGCGAAAGCAAAGAGAAGGATTATTTTGGCTCA TCGGATTTAGTGGACACCATTGTGATAGATAAAATCGAAACAAAAGCGATGGAGGTAGCGTTACTCCAAGGTCAGACTCCTTTTGCTCTTTATAGACCCGTTAAAAATATACCAGTACTCGTTAAAGTTTTGCCCACCGCAAGTAATAAGCAT ATACTTATACCTGCGACTGCCGAAGATTTGCGAATGGCAGGGAAGATAACTTCGAATCCTACCGAGACTTCAGACGCTGACGGCAACAAGGCTGTTCAAGTGAAAGTACCGGTAGTTGCTACAGTGATACAGAATATCGAGAGCGATGGCAAATCCAGCTTCATGATCGAGCCACCCGGAGCAGAACAGGAGCAAG ATGATCTAGTGACGGCATTGGATTcacaattctctctctctgagcTTCATCCCGACGAGGCGGACCGTCAAAATAGCGCAAACTCAACTCCGTCAATGGACGAGTGTAACGAGTTGCTGGAGTTGGCTGCGCAAGGTGGAATACAATTCGTTCGAGCTATGGAGGACGGTCGTTACGAG GTTATGACGAGCAGCGAGGCCCGCGACTTAATGGCGCAGAATTCCCATGACGTAACGATTCTTGACAGCGAACAGGCGGATGCCATCAATCTTGTGAATATACGCAATAACGGTGACGTCATCATCGGCGACAACGATAATCAGATCATGGTGCTGGAATCCGGCCAGAAATCCAACAGTATGTCAATGGAGGGTATCGAGATTCTCGAGGACAAAGACATTAGGATTCTCGAGGGTAAAAGCCTCGACGATCGTTTCACGGATGGTATAACATTCCTCTCTCAGACCAAAATCGATGATCTCCTGCTGGGTCCCAAATCGTTGGCCATTGACAGCGATAGCGCCCTGGTCGGACACGACGATG CCATGGCGATACCGTCGAGTCAGCAGGATCTAACGAGTATCTTGGGTCATTCTTCGAATCTATCTACTAACTCGCAATCTTCATTGTCATctctattaataaagaatcatCCGCCATTGTCATTGTTGAACGAGACATTCCCGTATTTGAAGAACAGTCAGAGCTTCGCAGATGATCTAAATATTCTTGGCGTCTCTCCTGTGGCAGATCATCACTTGGAGTATGACCCGAAGATGAGATTGCCGTCGGTCTTTGACGACGACTGTGATACCGGCTTAATATCATTCGGTCAATCGGACATAAAGATGCTCGACTCCGGAAATCAATGCATTAAG CCTTTCAATGACAAGTTTTATTTGCCGCCTCCCAAGATGTTCCCCGGCCTGAACGAGGTGAAGATCTTGGGGCCGAAGAATCATAATCACGAATTGGTTGCCCCACATTATCAAGATAGACTTCTCAGTCCTTTTGAGCAGTTCCTCAAGAATACCATGCAAACGAGTGGTTGCATGTCTAATAATGTTGATGCGTTTGAAGGCTGCAGGAAAGAAGTAAAGATACTCGGTAAAAAGCTCGGCACCGGCATTATCACTACGACCGAGGAAGGTGATGTTGTCAAAGTTGTCGACGACAATTCTAAATTC GAAACAAGCAACAATGTAATGGATCTCTGTGACAACGGCTTACAGCAGTGCACGATCATGTCACCGAGACGATTGCACCGGCAGTCGATGGAGAGCGACGTCGCGGATAGCTTCTTACTCCAAGTAAAAACATTTGAGAGTAATTATGGTAAAAGCGACGAAAAAGAGAACGTTTCTCCGTACATATACAGGCCGGCAGTCCATGCTCCGATTTTCTGA